One segment of Phaeacidiphilus oryzae TH49 DNA contains the following:
- the rimI gene encoding ribosomal protein S18-alanine N-acetyltransferase, whose protein sequence is MRWWDIPAVLRLEAELFPDDAWSEGMFWSELADSRHPAATRHYVLAEAGDGTAAGYAGLMAVGSEADVQTIGVTRAHWGRGLGARLLAELIGRARAAGCADLLLEVRVDNDRAQRLYERHGFEPVGVRRGYYQPAGVDALVMKLDLTKQAQHRDRTPEGTIEHG, encoded by the coding sequence ATGCGCTGGTGGGACATCCCCGCCGTGCTGCGGCTCGAGGCCGAGCTCTTCCCGGACGACGCCTGGTCCGAGGGGATGTTCTGGTCCGAGCTGGCCGACAGCCGGCACCCGGCGGCCACCCGCCACTACGTGCTGGCCGAGGCCGGGGACGGCACCGCCGCCGGCTACGCCGGGCTGATGGCGGTCGGCTCCGAGGCCGACGTCCAGACGATCGGCGTCACCCGGGCACACTGGGGCCGGGGCCTCGGCGCCCGGCTGCTCGCCGAGCTGATCGGGCGGGCCCGCGCGGCCGGCTGCGCCGACCTCCTGCTGGAGGTGCGGGTGGACAACGACCGCGCCCAGCGCCTCTACGAACGCCACGGCTTCGAGCCGGTCGGCGTCCGCCGCGGCTACTACCAGCCGGCCGGGGTGGACGCCCTGGTGATGAAGCTCGACCTGACGAAGCAAGCACAGCATCGAGACCGCACTCCAGAAGGAACCATCGAGCATGGCTGA
- the tsaD gene encoding tRNA (adenosine(37)-N6)-threonylcarbamoyltransferase complex transferase subunit TsaD yields MADEPLVLGIETSCDETGVGIVRGTTLLADAVASSVDEHARYGGVVPEVASRAHLEAMVPTIRRALDEAGVKASDLDGIAVTAGPGLAGALLVGVSAAKAYAYALDKPLYGVNHLASHICVDQLEHGPLPEPTMALLVSGGHSSLLLSEDITTDVRPLGATIDDAAGEAFDKVARLLNLGFPGGPVIDRYAREGDPSAIDFPRGLTGPRDAAFDFSFSGLKTAVARWVEARRRAGEEVPVRDVAASFQEAVTDVLTRKAVRACRENGVDHLMIGGGVAANSRLRAMAQERCEKAGIRLRVPRPKLCTDNGAMVAALGAEMVRRNRTASAFDLSADSSLPVTETHVPARSE; encoded by the coding sequence ATGGCTGACGAACCGCTGGTCCTCGGCATCGAGACGTCCTGCGACGAGACCGGCGTCGGCATCGTCCGCGGCACCACCCTCCTCGCCGACGCGGTCGCCTCCAGCGTCGACGAGCACGCCCGCTACGGCGGGGTCGTACCGGAGGTCGCCAGCCGGGCCCACCTGGAGGCGATGGTCCCCACCATCCGCCGGGCCCTGGACGAGGCCGGGGTCAAGGCGAGCGACCTGGACGGCATCGCGGTGACCGCGGGCCCCGGCCTGGCCGGCGCGCTGCTGGTCGGCGTCTCGGCGGCGAAGGCCTACGCCTACGCCCTGGACAAGCCGCTCTACGGGGTCAACCACCTCGCCTCGCACATCTGCGTGGACCAGCTGGAGCACGGGCCGCTGCCCGAGCCGACGATGGCCCTGCTGGTCTCCGGCGGCCACTCCTCGCTGCTGCTCAGCGAGGACATCACGACGGACGTCCGCCCGCTGGGCGCCACCATCGACGACGCCGCCGGGGAGGCCTTCGACAAGGTCGCCCGGCTGCTGAACCTCGGCTTCCCCGGCGGCCCCGTGATCGACCGGTACGCCCGGGAGGGAGACCCGTCCGCGATCGACTTCCCGCGCGGCCTCACCGGCCCGCGGGACGCCGCCTTCGACTTCTCCTTCTCCGGGCTGAAGACCGCGGTGGCGCGGTGGGTCGAGGCCAGGCGGCGGGCCGGCGAGGAGGTCCCGGTGCGGGACGTGGCCGCGTCCTTCCAGGAGGCGGTGACCGACGTCCTCACCCGCAAGGCGGTCCGCGCCTGCCGGGAGAACGGCGTGGACCACCTGATGATCGGCGGCGGCGTGGCCGCCAACTCGCGGCTCCGGGCGATGGCCCAGGAGCGCTGCGAGAAGGCCGGCATCCGGCTCCGCGTCCCGCGGCCGAAGCTGTGCACGGACAACGGGGCGATGGTGGCCGCGCTGGGCGCGGAGATGGTCCGGCGGAACCGGACGGCCTCGGCCTTCGACCTCTCCGCCGACTCCTCGCTGCCGGTGACCGAGACCCACGTCCCGGCGCGAAGCGAGTAA
- a CDS encoding polysaccharide deacetylase family protein, producing MHRRIGVAAGAAALLLTLAGCGGGGSSGSGGGTASGTGSPAAAGGVGGGGGGSGSGAAAGAAVWSKWGLKPLPPAPAAPADRPIKLSRTGPVPVFSRVPTTQRVVFITIDDGLVKDPRFVEMERELHVPITMFLMNDAIKDDYGYFRSLQALGYSIQNHTLHHPVMSRLGLAQQRNEICGDQKILTAEYGTAPYLFRPPYGAYDRATREAVRACGPAAIVYWTDTMEITGIRYQNGRLRPGDIILAHFRGPQQLKGERMTAMFANMVKRIEEQGFTVGRLDDYISRPGQAG from the coding sequence ATGCACCGGCGGATCGGGGTCGCGGCGGGGGCCGCGGCGCTGCTGCTGACGCTGGCGGGATGCGGCGGCGGGGGGTCCTCGGGGAGCGGCGGCGGAACCGCCTCCGGGACCGGAAGCCCGGCGGCCGCAGGCGGCGTCGGCGGAGGCGGCGGGGGTTCCGGAAGCGGTGCCGCGGCCGGCGCCGCGGTCTGGTCGAAGTGGGGGCTCAAGCCGCTCCCGCCGGCCCCGGCGGCGCCCGCCGACCGGCCGATCAAGCTCTCCCGCACCGGCCCGGTGCCGGTCTTCTCCCGGGTGCCGACCACCCAGCGGGTGGTCTTCATCACCATCGACGACGGTCTGGTCAAGGACCCCCGTTTCGTCGAGATGGAAAGGGAGCTGCACGTCCCGATCACGATGTTCCTGATGAACGACGCGATAAAGGACGACTACGGGTACTTCAGGTCCCTGCAGGCGCTCGGGTACTCGATCCAGAACCACACCCTCCACCACCCGGTGATGAGCAGGCTCGGCCTGGCCCAGCAGAGGAACGAGATCTGCGGAGACCAGAAGATCCTCACCGCCGAGTACGGCACCGCCCCGTACCTCTTCCGCCCGCCCTACGGCGCCTACGACCGGGCGACCCGGGAGGCGGTGCGGGCCTGCGGGCCGGCCGCCATCGTCTACTGGACCGACACCATGGAGATCACCGGGATCCGGTACCAGAACGGGCGGCTGCGCCCGGGGGACATCATCCTCGCCCACTTCCGGGGGCCCCAGCAGCTCAAGGGCGAGAGGATGACCGCGATGTTCGCCAACATGGTCAAGCGGATCGAGGAGCAGGGCTTCACGGTCGGCCGGCTGGACGACTACATCTCCCGGCCGGGGCAGGCCGGCTGA
- a CDS encoding class I SAM-dependent methyltransferase: MTPVEIRTLFSPEGQALLAELADYAPGEELALASRLRRTHPPELVSAALTQARLRQRAGAKFGPDAPRMYFTANGVEQSTRASVAAHRAARFAELGATRVADLCCGIGGDAIALARAGLGVLAVDRDPEACAAAEANAAALGLADRIEVVCADVTAVDTAGCDALFTDPARRTARGRTFDPEAYSPPLSWALAAASAGRFRCAAVKVAPGIPHEAVPDGVEAEWVSESGDVKEAALWFGTAPAAASPHRATLLPSSASLAGGRLPDPPSAPVGRFLYEPDGAVIRAHLVAEVAAELGGATLIDPTIAYLSSERLTATPYASAYRITDVLPFNLKRLRALLREREVGNLTVKKRGSAVEPEELRRKVKPAGPNAATVFLTRADGAPTMLVGHPAAAG, from the coding sequence ATGACCCCCGTGGAGATCCGCACCCTGTTCAGCCCCGAAGGCCAGGCCCTCCTGGCGGAGCTCGCCGATTACGCTCCCGGCGAAGAACTCGCCCTCGCCAGCCGCCTCCGCAGGACCCACCCCCCGGAGCTGGTCTCCGCCGCGCTCACCCAGGCGCGACTCCGCCAACGCGCCGGAGCGAAATTCGGCCCGGACGCCCCCCGGATGTACTTCACTGCGAACGGCGTCGAGCAGTCCACCCGCGCCTCCGTCGCCGCCCACCGCGCCGCCCGCTTCGCGGAGCTCGGCGCCACCCGGGTGGCCGACCTCTGCTGCGGCATCGGCGGCGACGCGATCGCCCTGGCCCGCGCCGGCCTCGGCGTCCTCGCCGTCGACCGCGACCCGGAGGCCTGCGCCGCCGCCGAGGCCAACGCCGCCGCCCTCGGCCTCGCCGACCGCATCGAGGTGGTCTGCGCCGACGTGACCGCCGTCGACACGGCCGGCTGCGACGCGCTCTTCACCGACCCGGCCCGCCGCACCGCCCGCGGCCGGACCTTCGACCCCGAGGCGTACTCGCCCCCGCTCAGCTGGGCGCTGGCGGCCGCCTCCGCCGGGCGGTTCCGCTGCGCCGCGGTCAAGGTGGCCCCCGGCATCCCGCACGAGGCGGTGCCGGACGGGGTCGAGGCGGAGTGGGTCTCGGAGTCGGGCGACGTCAAGGAGGCCGCGCTGTGGTTCGGCACGGCGCCCGCCGCCGCGTCCCCGCACCGGGCCACCCTGCTGCCGTCCAGCGCCTCCCTGGCCGGCGGCCGGCTTCCGGACCCCCCGTCCGCGCCGGTGGGCCGCTTCCTCTACGAGCCGGACGGCGCGGTGATCCGCGCCCATCTGGTGGCCGAGGTCGCCGCGGAGCTCGGCGGAGCGACGCTGATCGACCCGACCATCGCCTATCTGTCCTCGGAGCGGCTGACCGCCACCCCCTACGCCTCCGCGTACCGGATCACCGACGTGCTGCCCTTCAACCTGAAGCGGCTGCGGGCGCTGCTGCGCGAGCGCGAGGTCGGCAACCTCACCGTGAAGAAGCGCGGCTCGGCGGTCGAGCCGGAGGAGCTCCGCCGCAAGGTGAAGCCCGCCGGCCCGAACGCCGCCACGGTGTTCCTCACCCGCGCCGACGGGGCGCCGACCATGCTGGTGGGACACCCGGCGGCGGCGGGCTGA